In Planococcus sp. MB-3u-03, the DNA window GGTCAGCACTTCGTAGCCATCTTCAGTGACGACCAGATCGTCTTCGATGCGCACGCCGACTTGATCCGTGACATAAATGCCGGGTTCGATCGTAAATACCATGCCCGCCTCGAGCGGCATATCGTTGCCCCCGTGGATCGACGGAAATTCATGGACAGAAATCCCAAGGCCGTGGCCAAGGCGGTGCGTGAAATATTCCCCGTAGCCTGCGTCTTCGATGGTCTTGCGGGCAATTCCGTCAAGCTCAGCTGCTGTAACGCCAGGACGCACCGCATCAAGTGCCGCTTGTTCTGAGCGCTTGACGATATCATACACTTTTTTCGCTTGTTCGCTCGGTTCGCCAAAAGCCAGTGTACGGGTGATATCCGAGCAATAACCCTCATAAATGACGCCGAGGTCCATTAGCACAAGATCGCCCCGTTCGATTTGGCGTTGCCCTGTTTTGCCATGTGGTGAAGCGGCTTTTGGCCCTGTCAAAACGGTGGTATCGAATGACATGTGGGTGATGCCGCGTTTTTTCAATGCCGTTTCGATTTCGGTCATCAATTCGATTTCGGTCATTCCCTCTTGCATCACGTCGGCTGCCACTTCGATGGCGTAATCCGCAAGTGAGGCAGCATGGCGCAGGATGTCGAGTTCTGCTTCATCTTTGATGACGCGCATGGCATTCATCTGGGCATCGATCGAATGGATTTCGGGCGACTGGAAATAATGGTTGATCGCGTCGTAGCGCTCGACGATCATATGCGCTTTCTCGATGGCGATGCGTTCCATCGGCTGGTTGCGTTTGGCTGCCGTTTCGTATAACACTTGCATCGCGTCTTGCGTATCGGCGTGTCCTGCAATTTCGCCCGTCCATCCGGCAGCTTTCGCATCCGGCGCTTCCATTGCCGGGCAGATGAGGAACGGTTCTGCCTCTGCGAACACCATAACGGCGAGCAGCCGCTCTTTCGGATCGCTATTAAAGCCGGTCAAATAGAAGATATTGTGCGGGTCCGTGATGAGCGCCGCGTCTAGTTGCTGCTGTTTCAAAAATTTTTGCAAGTTAGTCAATTTGTTCATATGTATTCCTCCCCTTCATGTGTAGCATATCAAAAATCAGGGTATAAAACAGCAGAAAGCAATGAGCCAAAACTCTATTGGAGGGATATCATGAAAATCTCATATCACGGCCATTCGGTGGTAAAAATCCACACTGGAGGCAAAACGATCCTCATCGATCCGTTCATTACCGGAAACGAATTGACGGACCTGACGGCAAGCGAAGAAAAGCCGGATGCGATCCTGTTGACGCATGCGCATAATGACCATGTCGGAGATACGGTGGACATCGCAAAATCAAGTGGTGCTGTCGTTGTGGCGCCTGTGGAGCTGGCAAACTACCTTAGCGGACAAGGCTTGGATGCGGTAGGCATGAACCTCGGCGGCGCCAAAGAGTTCGAATTCGGTAAAGTGAAATTCACGAAAGCGTTCCATAGCTCGTCCTATACGACAGAAGACGGTGAAGTCATTTACGGCGGCATGCCGGCTGGGATCCTCTTCGAAGCGGAAGGGAAGACGGTGTATCATGCGGGGGATACAGAAGTGTTCGGGGATATGGAAATCATCGGCAAACGCCATTCGATCGACTTGGCGTTCGTACCGATCGGCGATTTCTTCACGATGGGCCCGGAAGATGCGGCCTATGCAGTGGAGCTGATCAATCCGAAGACGGCGGTGCCGATCCATTACAACACCTTCCCGCCGATCAAGCAGGATCCGGAGCAATTCAAGCAGGCAGTCAAGCAGGCGGAAGTCAAGATCATGGAGCCTGGAGACAGCATCGACTTATAGAAGCCATTGACAGGTAACAAGCATATGAAAGCGGGCGAGGGGAAGAAGCCATTTCCCTTGCCCGTTTTTTATTGCCTCGATTTTGAGGATTCCATTTTCAACGGCGCTTTCAGCGATTGTCGACTTCCATTCGGATTATGATAAACTAAGTGATAAGGATAGCAGAAAGATTGGTGAAATAATGGCAACGAAACACGAACAGATTTTGGACTATATCGAGACTTTGGCTGTGGGGGAGAAAATCTCCGTTCGCCGGATTGCCAAGGAGCTTCAAGTATCAGAAGGTACTGCCTACCGGGCCATTAAAGAAGCGGAAAACAAGCGACTGGTCTCGACGATCGAACGGGTCGGCACCATCCGCATCGAGCGCAAGAAAAAGGAGAATATCGAACGGCTCACGTATGCGGAAATCGTTAAAGTCGTCGACGGCCAAGTGCTCGGCGGGCGTGCGGGGCTCCATAAATCATTGAACAAATTCGTTATCGGGGCGATGCAGCTTGAAGACATGATGCGCTATACGGAAGCGGGCAACCTGCTGATTGTCGGGAACCGCTACAAAGCCCATGAATATGCCTTGCAGGCAGGAGCGGCAGTTCTTGTGACAGGGGGCTTTGATGCCTCTGACCAAGTGAAAAAGCTGGCCGATGAACTGGAATTGCCGGTCATCTCCACCAGCTACGACACCTTCACAGTGGCCACCATGATCAACCGTGCGATTTACGACCAATTGATCAAAAAAGAGATTCTGCTCATTGAAGACATCTTGATCCCGCTGGAAAACACTCATTTCCTGCACGTCAAAGATCCAATCAGCCGCTATAATGAACTGAATAACGAAACGACGCATGGCGGATTTCCAGTCGTCGACAGCAGCGGCAGGCTGGTCGGAATCGTCACCTCACGGGATGTCATCGGCGCGTCAGATACGGAATTGATCGATAAAGTGATGACCAAAGACCCGATCACCGTGTCGCTGCAGACAAGCGTCGCGGCAGCAGGGCACCGGATGATCTGGGAAGGCATCGACTTGCTGCCGATCACTGATAACCACCATAATTTGATGGGCATCATCAGCCGTCAGGACGTATTGAAAGCAATCCAAACAGCCCAGCGCCAGCCGCAGCAAGGCGAGACGATCGACGACATCATCAAAAGCCAATTGAACCAAGTGCAAGAAGACAAGCTCAGCCTGGAATTCCGCGTCACGCCCCAAATGACCAATGCATACGGCTCGCTGTCTTACGGAGCTTATACGATGGTGCTAACAGAAGCGGCGGCCACAGCACTCAAGACGAAAAACCGAAAAGACAGCGTGCTGGAAAACATCACCGTTTATTTCCTGAAACCGGTGCAGCTGGATGCGGCATTGATCATCCGGCCGACAATCCTGGACATCAGCCGCAAATCAGCAAAAGTCGATGTCGAAGTGTTGTACGAACAGCAAGTGATCGGCAAAGCGATGCTGACCTTCCAATTGCTCGACCGCTAATGAGCGCTAGCTTGACAGGATAGGAGCCTCTGGCGTGCAACAAGCGCCCACAAAAAAACAACCTCTCCGCAAGGGAGGGGCTGTTTTATGGGTTCAAGCGGGTTTCTTCGTCGAGAAACGCTTGGTAATGGCGGTTCGCCTTGAAATTATGGACGATCAGCGCCAAGCCAAGAACGATAAAGATGCCGGCAATGATGTAAGTGACGACGGTTTGGAAAACGAACAGCTGGTTGATGCCGAAAAAGGTAATAAAACTGCCGAGCGCAATCTGAGCGCGGCTTGCATACCAGTTTTTGCGCACCGGCAGCCGCGTGCGGATCTGTTTCGTTTTATAGTAAAGATAGAATACAGCAGAAATGATAATCAAAAATACGAATATGAGCATGGGGAACCTCCTGTTATGCAAATCTATTTCCATTGTAATGGGGATGATCAGAAAATGCGAATGGATTTCCCTGTCCACTGGAGGATTGAAGCAATGTATAGTCAAATCATCGACACAATTAAACAATTCGATACGATCATCATCCACCGCCATGTGCGTCCCGACCCGGATGCATATGGATCCCAGATCGGCCTGAAATACATACTGAGCCACAACTACCCGAACAAGCGCGTGCTGGCCGCAGGAGAGCATGATTACACGATGGATTTCCTTGATTTTCCGGATATGGTCGAAGATGCAGATTTCGAAGGGGCATTGGTCATCGTTACGGACACCGCGAATAAGGACCGAATCGACGACCAGCGCTACCATAGCGGGGCGAAATTGGTGAAAATCGACCATCATCCGAACGACGACAATTACGGCGATATTTGCCAAGTGGATACACAGGCGAGTTCCTCTTCCGAAATGATCTATGAATTATTTACATATGGGCAAGCGGAAGAAAACTGGGCCATGCCCGATGCGGGTGCTAGGCTGCTCTATGCAGGAATCATCGGCGATACCGGGCGCTTCCTGTTTCCGAGCACGACTCAGAAAACCTTCGACGTGGCAGGCGAATTGATCAAATATGATTTTGACCGCAACGAGCTCCATAACGGTATGTACGAGATGGACCGCAAATTGCTTCATTTACAAGGCTATATGTACCAAAATTTCCAAATAGATGAAAATGGCGCGGCTTTTGTAAAAATTACACAGGACATTTTGGCGAAATTCGATGTGACTCCGACAGATACGTCTTTGCTGGTCGGTTCGCTCGGAAACGTCAAAGGCATCAAAGCCTGGGTCATTTTAATAGAAGAAGACACTGAAATACGTGTCCGGCTGCGTTCAAAAGGGCCAGTCATCAATACGCTCGCAAAAGAATTCGGCGGCGGCGGGCATCCGATGGCGTCCGGCGCAGTCGCCTATTCCTGGGACGAAGCTGACCGGGTCATCCAGCGCCTGGAGGAAATTTGCGCGAAGGCATAAGGAAAGAAGGTGTTGAAATGGTCTACCCGCATATCGTGACGGCGGCTGATCCGCTGCAAAGTACGATTCGCCTGGAAGAACTGTTTGCAGTTCTCACCGAACAAGGCGCGAGCGCGGCAGCCTTAGTCAATTCCAAATTATACGGCGTCCTGCCATTTTGGGACGCCTGCAAAAAGGCCGGCATCCACGGGGTGCTCGGTCTTTCCGTGCCCGTCGACTTTGACGGTGCCGCATTGCCTGTGGTGCTGTATGCACAGAACAATACCGGCTACCAGATGCTATTGAAGCTGACGAGTGCATTATCGACTCGCGATGTGGAAGCCATCCCACAAAAATGGTTGGCAGCTTATCAGGAAGGCTTATTATGCGTGATTCCCGACAATGCGGTGTGGGTACTGACAGACCGCAGCGAAGCGCTCGGCAGCTTGTCGCGTTTATTCGGGGATCGTTTATATGCCAGTATCGAGCGGCCTGGGGGGAGTGTGCAGGAAACCGAAGAAGCATTTACCGAATTCTGCTCGTCATTCGGACTCCAATTCATGGCGAGCCAGGAATGCCGTTATGTGAAACAAGAAGATGCCTTTGCGTATGAAGTGGCGAGGTCGATCGGAGAAGGGTTCAAGTTAAGCGACCCTGAACGCCCGAAGCCCGAACATTCAGCGGCATTCGTGCCGACGCAAGCACAATTATCAGAGTGGTTTTCAGACCACCCTGAATGGCTGGAACAAAGCAAGGCGCTGCTTATGAACTGTCATGTCACCATTCCGCTCAACCGCCAATTGCTGCCGAAATATCCTGTAAAGGAAGGCAACGACAAAAACGAGCTCATCCGTGCGGTTTGCCTGAAGGGGCTGGAAGAGCGTCTCGGGAAATTGGAACAAAGCTATTCGGACAGGCTCGATTACGAACTGGGCGTCATTTCGGCCATGGGCTATATCGATTATTTTCTCATCGTTTCCGATTTCATGGCCTATGCGAGAAAAAGGGGCATCCTGACCGGCCCGGGCCGCGGATCCTCTGCCGGTTCGCTCGTTGCCTTCGCGCTGCGCATTACGGATGTGGACCCGCTCGCCCACGGATTATTATTCGAGCGTTTCCTGAATCCGGAGCGTGTCACTTTGCCGGATATCGATATTGACTTCGCGGATCACCGACGCCATGAAGTCGTCGAATACGTTGCGAAAAAATACGGTGCTATGCAGACGGCCCAAATCATCACATTCGGCACTTTATCCGCAAAAGCGGTCGCGAGAGACACGGCAAGGGTGTTCGGTTTTGAAGCTGAAGAACTCGAGAAGATTTCAAAACTCATCCCGAGCCGGCCGGGCATCACCTTGCGCAAAGCTCTCCGCGAATCGAAGGCGCTGGAGGGATGGATCATCGGCAATGAAGCGCGTGAACGATGGTTCAAGACGGCGCTGAAGCTGGAAGGCCTGCCCCGGAATTCTTCGATTCACGCAGCGGGCGTCATTTTGAGCCCGGGGCCTTTGGTGGATTATGTCCCGATTGAAAAAGGGAATGACGATGTTTTCATCACTCAATGGCCGATGCAGGAACTTGAAGCGATCGGTTTATTGAAAATGGATTTTCTCGGATTGCGTAATTTAACGATTTTGGAAAACATGGCACATATGCTGAAGCGCGACTTGAATTTCTCGGTCGATTACCGAAGCCTGCCCCTCGATGACAAAGAAACATATGCCTTGCTGGCGAAAGGCGATACAGCGGGCATTTTCCAACTGGAGTCGCCGGGCATGCGGCGCGCTTTGATGCTCATCAAACCGAGCGCATTCGGCGATATTGTCGCGGTCAATGCCTTGTACCGCCCAGGCCCGATGGATTTCATCCCGCTTTATGCGCGCCGCAAGCATGGCGAAGAGGCGGTTGCCTATATCCATCCGGTGCTGGAACCGATCTTGTCGGAAACATACGGCGTCATCGTCTATCAGGAGCAGATCATGAAAATCGCCGCTGAAATGGCGGGCTTCAGCTTAGGCGAGGCCGATCTATTGCGCCGTGCTGTCAGCAAAAAAAATCGCCAAATCCTCGACGAAGAGCGCCAGCATTTCGTCGGCGGCGCTACCGCAAAAGGCTATACTGCAAATGAAGCGGGAGACGTCTATGACTTGATCGTGCGTTTTGCCGATTACGGTTTCCCGAAAAGCCACGCAGTCGCCTACAGTATGATTTCCTATCAGCTGGCTTATATGAAAGCCCGTTATCCTGTGCAGTTCTATGCCGCGCTGTTATCGAACAGCCAAGGAAATAATGAGAAAACGGCACAGTTCATGCGTGAAATGAAAGAACGCGGAATTCAGCTCGCCGCGCCATGCATCGCGAAGAGCCGCTACGGCTTTTCATCGGAAGAAAAACAGGTGCGCACGGGGCTAAGCGCTGTAAAAGGCGTTCCCGGCACAGCTGTCAAAGCCATTCTCGCAGCGAGAAAAGACGGGCCTTTTCAAAGCCTGTTCAATATCGCGGAACGGATATCGGCAGTTCATTTCACCCGCAAGGCTTTCGAGCCGCTCATCAAGG includes these proteins:
- a CDS encoding metal-dependent hydrolase; translation: MKISYHGHSVVKIHTGGKTILIDPFITGNELTDLTASEEKPDAILLTHAHNDHVGDTVDIAKSSGAVVVAPVELANYLSGQGLDAVGMNLGGAKEFEFGKVKFTKAFHSSSYTTEDGEVIYGGMPAGILFEAEGKTVYHAGDTEVFGDMEIIGKRHSIDLAFVPIGDFFTMGPEDAAYAVELINPKTAVPIHYNTFPPIKQDPEQFKQAVKQAEVKIMEPGDSIDL
- a CDS encoding DRTGG domain-containing protein, which translates into the protein MATKHEQILDYIETLAVGEKISVRRIAKELQVSEGTAYRAIKEAENKRLVSTIERVGTIRIERKKKENIERLTYAEIVKVVDGQVLGGRAGLHKSLNKFVIGAMQLEDMMRYTEAGNLLIVGNRYKAHEYALQAGAAVLVTGGFDASDQVKKLADELELPVISTSYDTFTVATMINRAIYDQLIKKEILLIEDILIPLENTHFLHVKDPISRYNELNNETTHGGFPVVDSSGRLVGIVTSRDVIGASDTELIDKVMTKDPITVSLQTSVAAAGHRMIWEGIDLLPITDNHHNLMGIISRQDVLKAIQTAQRQPQQGETIDDIIKSQLNQVQEDKLSLEFRVTPQMTNAYGSLSYGAYTMVLTEAAATALKTKNRKDSVLENITVYFLKPVQLDAALIIRPTILDISRKSAKVDVEVLYEQQVIGKAMLTFQLLDR
- a CDS encoding YtpI family protein, with translation MLIFVFLIIISAVFYLYYKTKQIRTRLPVRKNWYASRAQIALGSFITFFGINQLFVFQTVVTYIIAGIFIVLGLALIVHNFKANRHYQAFLDEETRLNP
- a CDS encoding DHH family phosphoesterase, whose product is MYSQIIDTIKQFDTIIIHRHVRPDPDAYGSQIGLKYILSHNYPNKRVLAAGEHDYTMDFLDFPDMVEDADFEGALVIVTDTANKDRIDDQRYHSGAKLVKIDHHPNDDNYGDICQVDTQASSSSEMIYELFTYGQAEENWAMPDAGARLLYAGIIGDTGRFLFPSTTQKTFDVAGELIKYDFDRNELHNGMYEMDRKLLHLQGYMYQNFQIDENGAAFVKITQDILAKFDVTPTDTSLLVGSLGNVKGIKAWVILIEEDTEIRVRLRSKGPVINTLAKEFGGGGHPMASGAVAYSWDEADRVIQRLEEICAKA
- the dnaE gene encoding DNA polymerase III subunit alpha — protein: MVYPHIVTAADPLQSTIRLEELFAVLTEQGASAAALVNSKLYGVLPFWDACKKAGIHGVLGLSVPVDFDGAALPVVLYAQNNTGYQMLLKLTSALSTRDVEAIPQKWLAAYQEGLLCVIPDNAVWVLTDRSEALGSLSRLFGDRLYASIERPGGSVQETEEAFTEFCSSFGLQFMASQECRYVKQEDAFAYEVARSIGEGFKLSDPERPKPEHSAAFVPTQAQLSEWFSDHPEWLEQSKALLMNCHVTIPLNRQLLPKYPVKEGNDKNELIRAVCLKGLEERLGKLEQSYSDRLDYELGVISAMGYIDYFLIVSDFMAYARKRGILTGPGRGSSAGSLVAFALRITDVDPLAHGLLFERFLNPERVTLPDIDIDFADHRRHEVVEYVAKKYGAMQTAQIITFGTLSAKAVARDTARVFGFEAEELEKISKLIPSRPGITLRKALRESKALEGWIIGNEARERWFKTALKLEGLPRNSSIHAAGVILSPGPLVDYVPIEKGNDDVFITQWPMQELEAIGLLKMDFLGLRNLTILENMAHMLKRDLNFSVDYRSLPLDDKETYALLAKGDTAGIFQLESPGMRRALMLIKPSAFGDIVAVNALYRPGPMDFIPLYARRKHGEEAVAYIHPVLEPILSETYGVIVYQEQIMKIAAEMAGFSLGEADLLRRAVSKKNRQILDEERQHFVGGATAKGYTANEAGDVYDLIVRFADYGFPKSHAVAYSMISYQLAYMKARYPVQFYAALLSNSQGNNEKTAQFMREMKERGIQLAAPCIAKSRYGFSSEEKQVRTGLSAVKGVPGTAVKAILAARKDGPFQSLFNIAERISAVHFTRKAFEPLIKAGALDDLGKDRAVLLASLDSAIKHAELVKPNEDPGLFDDMGSSFMKPKYTKAEPMPDGLKLDFEKEALGFYLSTHPVERKRAAQQSLHSAQ